One window from the genome of Populus alba chromosome 15, ASM523922v2, whole genome shotgun sequence encodes:
- the LOC118056379 gene encoding transcription factor bHLH118 isoform X2: MFPLHQGGELCFKISSSPHQQDNIPQDLILAHQYAEIHGSDITNSMEKGRRRNIISMDNNEVARDNNNNSKKKMMHRDIERQRRQEMTTLYASLRALLPLEFIKGKRSISDHMNEAVNYIDYLQKKIKETSAKRDELKKLSNFSSVASPSGCSNKYTSSSVALQPYPGGIEITFDSDLMGRDFPLSRVLQVLLEEGISVINCVSTKVNERLFHSVQTEVNDPTSLNLSELWQKLTLLVSSTGDLSK; this comes from the exons ATGTTCCCTTTACACCAAGGTGGTGAGCTGTGCTTCAAGATTTCCTCCAGTCCACACCAACAAGACAATATCCCACAAGATCTGATTCTTGCTCATCAATATGCTGAAATCCATGGCAGTGATATAACCAACAGTATGGAGAAAGGTCGGCGGCGAAATATAATTTCCATGGACAATAATGAGGTTGCTagagataataataacaatagtaagaagaagatgatgcatAGAGATATTGAAAGACAAAGGAGGCAAGAAATGACAACCCTTTATGCATCCCTTCGAGCTTTACTTCCTCTTGAATTTATTAAG GGAAAGCGTTCGATTTCAGATCACATGAACGAGGCAGTGAATTACATAGATTACCTCCAAAAGAAGATCAAAGAAACCAGTGCCAAAAGAGATGAGTTGAAGAAACTATCCAATTTCAGTTCTGTTGCCTCACCAAGTGGATGTTCTAACAAATATACTTCAAGTTCAGTAGCTCTCCAGCCATATCCAGGTGGTATTGAGATTACGTTTGATAGTGATTTAATGGGGAGAGATTTTCCCCTATCAAGAGTATTGCAAGTGTTGCTTGAAGAAGGAATTTCTGTTATCAACTGTGTTTCCACCAAAGTCAATGAAAGATTATTCCACTCTGTCCAAACTGAG GTCAATGATCCTACATCCTTAAATTTATCCGAGCTGTGGCAGAAATTAACCCTACTAGTTTCTTCTACAGGTGATCTATCCAAGTAA
- the LOC118056379 gene encoding transcription factor bHLH118 isoform X1 has translation MFPLHQGGELCFKISSSPHQQDNIPQDLILAHQYAEIHGSDITNSMEKGRRRNIISMDNNEVARDNNNNSKKKMMHRDIERQRRQEMTTLYASLRALLPLEFIKGKRSISDHMNEAVNYIDYLQKKIKETSAKRDELKKLSNFSSVASPSGCSNKYTSSSVALQPYPGGIEITFDSDLMGRDFPLSRVLQVLLEEGISVINCVSTKVNERLFHSVQTEVNDPTSLNLSELWQKLTLLVSSTGDLSKYSMQGLTAALK, from the exons ATGTTCCCTTTACACCAAGGTGGTGAGCTGTGCTTCAAGATTTCCTCCAGTCCACACCAACAAGACAATATCCCACAAGATCTGATTCTTGCTCATCAATATGCTGAAATCCATGGCAGTGATATAACCAACAGTATGGAGAAAGGTCGGCGGCGAAATATAATTTCCATGGACAATAATGAGGTTGCTagagataataataacaatagtaagaagaagatgatgcatAGAGATATTGAAAGACAAAGGAGGCAAGAAATGACAACCCTTTATGCATCCCTTCGAGCTTTACTTCCTCTTGAATTTATTAAG GGAAAGCGTTCGATTTCAGATCACATGAACGAGGCAGTGAATTACATAGATTACCTCCAAAAGAAGATCAAAGAAACCAGTGCCAAAAGAGATGAGTTGAAGAAACTATCCAATTTCAGTTCTGTTGCCTCACCAAGTGGATGTTCTAACAAATATACTTCAAGTTCAGTAGCTCTCCAGCCATATCCAGGTGGTATTGAGATTACGTTTGATAGTGATTTAATGGGGAGAGATTTTCCCCTATCAAGAGTATTGCAAGTGTTGCTTGAAGAAGGAATTTCTGTTATCAACTGTGTTTCCACCAAAGTCAATGAAAGATTATTCCACTCTGTCCAAACTGAG GTCAATGATCCTACATCCTTAAATTTATCCGAGCTGTGGCAGAAATTAACCCTACTAGTTTCTTCTACAGGTGATCTATCCAA ATATAGCATGCAAGGCTTAACTGCAGCCTTGAAATAG